One Epinephelus lanceolatus isolate andai-2023 chromosome 17, ASM4190304v1, whole genome shotgun sequence genomic window carries:
- the LOC117248163 gene encoding uncharacterized protein LOC117248163, translating to MGKSNSKALVKKSELMGCEKIMYEKYGEYTCRQLPLWVEKFGFPENGSFSVFQIQKLQENLEMYENRKGKHKIDWVALTMWKTETERRQRRQNRGRRRKRECGKTNPCPQHSHAQEEPDHLPASAAHQEPQIQQPVNPERDVQGQLDAAEHTMPVPKTSPSPFHEATILPSAREVLVPVAGRDMQTAQGIKITEVRNMRESRDVVTYGYGARTLDEMRIIASELPDVARSRESRYVVTCGDGAWTQDEMRLIASELPNVAKQGGAAFVAELPQVVQTFKPSLREIRSLLLHCMGLKWVKVKGDWPDTDMCYDWTPGAGYRRHVENLCERIKSTFPAITRWDLINNCKQQHGEMVCDYLARLTKIFEENSGITPPADPQTNSPYEEVLKGFFLFGIDKQIMDQVSKSCFTYRTERLSYILAHAIHHEKQMRISEEKKQQARAKQRDKLVKEWLRFLQEANKGRGRGRALNNQSHNAGHWGGGCWNCGDPNHWARHCNRPRQLMGPSGSLLYLAYTENDE from the coding sequence ATGGGGAAAAGTAACAGCAAAGCTTTGGTTAAGAAGTCAGAGCTGATGGGATGTGAAAAAATTATGTATGAGAAATATGGTGAGTACACTTGTAGACAGCTTCCTTTGTGGGTAGAGAAATTTGGATTTCCAGAGAATGGTAGTTTTAGTGTATTTCAGATACAGAAACTCCAAGAGAATCTGGAAATGTATGAGAACAGAAAGGGGAAACACAAAATAGACTGGGTAGCATTGACGATGTGGAaaactgagacagagagaagacagagacgACAAAATCGTGGGAGGAGGCGCAAGAGGGAGTGTGGGAAAACAAATCCATGTCCTCAGCACTCACATGCACAGGAAGAACCGGATCATCTTCCTGCCTCAGCCGCACATCAGGAGCCTCAGATCCAACAGCCTGTTAACCCAGAGAGGGATGTCCAAGGACAGCTGGACGCAGCAGAGCACACCATGCCGGTCCCAAAGACCTCTCCATCTCCATTTCACGAGGCCACCATCCTCCCCTCTGCACGAGAAGTGCTTGTCCCTGTGGCTGGCAGGGACATGCAGACAGCCCAAGGCATCAAAATCACTGAGGTGCGTAATATGAGAGAATCCAGAGATGTGGTGACATATGGCTATGGAGCCAGGACACTGGACGAGATGCGAATAATCGCCAGTGAACTGCCAGATGTAGCCAGATCGCGAGAATCCAGATATGTGGTGACGTGTGGCGACGGAGCCTGGACACAGGACGAGATGCGCTTAATTGCCAGTGAACTTCCAAATGTCGCCAAACAAGGAGGGGCCGCTTTTGTTGCAGAGCTGCCGCAGGTGGTGCAGACATTCAAACCGAGTCTGAGAGAAATCAGAAGTCTCCTTCTCCACTGCATGGGACTGAAATGGGTGAAAGTAAAAGGAGACTGGCCAGACACTGACATGTGTTATGACTGGACTCCGGGCGCTGGATATCGCAGACATGTAGAGAACCTCTGCGAGAGAATCAAATCAACTTTCCCAGCCATCACGAGATGGGATTTGATAAATAACTGCAAACAACAGCATGGTGAAATGGTGTGCGACTATCTCGCCAGATTGACGAAAATCTTCGAGGAAAACAGCGGAATTACGCCACCAGCTGACCCACAAACTAATTCCCCATATGAAGAAGTACTGAAGGGCTTCTTCCTGTTTGGCATAGATAAGCAAATCATGGACCAGGTAAGCAAAAGTTGCTTTACCTACAGAACAGAACGCTTGTCATACATCCTAGCTCACGCCATCCATCATGAAAAACAGATGAGAATCtcagaggaaaagaaacagCAAGCTAGAGCTAAGCAGAGAGACAAGCTTGTGAAGGAATGGCTCCGATTTCTGCAAGAAGCAAACAAAGGGAGAGGCAGAGGGCGAGCGctgaacaaccaatcacacaaTGCTGGCCACTGGGGCGGCGGATGCTGGAATTGCGGGGACCCTAACCACTGGGCAAGACACTGTAACAGACCAAGGCAGCTGATGGGACCTTCTGGGTCCCTTCTCTATTTGGCTTACACTGAGAACGACGAGTGA